The Amycolatopsis sp. 195334CR genome window below encodes:
- a CDS encoding cytochrome c oxidase assembly protein, whose protein sequence is MTTTSKSQVSRGNVGPLVTVGVLLAVLVGTGLVALTGGAGSVITGLADPGVVTRYGITVVRVLSEAASVLCVGSLLLAAFLVPPQKSGVLGPEGYAALRTAGIAAWCWFFAAVASIYFSAADAAGRPVTELLDPQALLQMVDAIEQPKAWVFTALIALLLALGCRLALSWGWTATLFFLAVGGLVPVAVTGHSASGGAHDVATNSLLYHLVAATLWVGGLVALLALGWRRGTHLSLAAQRFSRLALVCWIVMAVSGVVNALIRVSPAELLTTDYGLLVLAKVVGLLVLGVFGHQQRQRGVRGLVDGAGGSQLLRLASVEILIMFVTIGLATALARTPPPQEVTSQPSNTELLIGYDLSGPPTVLRLLLDWRFDLVFGTLAITLAVVYLLGVRRLRQRGDAWPVGRTVAWLAGCAVLLVATSSGIGRYSPAMFSVHMGGHMLLSMVIPVLLVLGGPVTLALRALPPAGKDGPPGPREWLLAFVHSPVSRALTHPVVALVLFVGSFYVLYFSGLFGAALNYHWAHLLMNAHFILSGYVFYWPVIGVDPAPRRMPPLGKLGMMFASMPFHAFFGVILMNTQTVLGESFYQALKLPWAGDLLTDQRLGGGIAWAAGEVPVLLVLVALLVQWARADEREAKRSDRRSDATGEADLVAYNAMLKQLSERGEERPSRD, encoded by the coding sequence GTGACCACGACCAGCAAGTCCCAGGTTTCACGAGGTAATGTCGGCCCGCTGGTCACGGTGGGGGTGCTGCTCGCGGTGCTCGTCGGCACCGGACTGGTCGCGCTCACCGGCGGCGCCGGTTCGGTGATCACCGGACTGGCTGACCCCGGAGTGGTGACGCGGTACGGCATCACCGTGGTCCGGGTGTTGTCCGAAGCCGCGTCCGTGCTCTGCGTCGGCTCACTGCTGCTCGCCGCGTTCCTGGTGCCGCCGCAGAAGTCGGGCGTGCTCGGCCCGGAGGGTTACGCCGCCCTGCGAACCGCGGGGATCGCCGCCTGGTGCTGGTTCTTCGCCGCGGTGGCCTCCATCTACTTCTCCGCCGCCGACGCCGCCGGGCGCCCGGTCACCGAGCTGCTCGACCCGCAGGCACTGCTGCAGATGGTCGACGCGATCGAGCAGCCGAAGGCGTGGGTGTTCACCGCGCTGATCGCGTTGCTGCTCGCCCTCGGCTGCCGACTCGCGCTTTCGTGGGGCTGGACCGCGACGCTGTTCTTCCTGGCCGTCGGCGGGCTGGTGCCGGTCGCGGTCACCGGCCACTCGGCCAGTGGCGGCGCGCACGACGTGGCCACCAACAGCCTGCTGTACCACCTCGTCGCCGCCACGCTGTGGGTCGGCGGCCTGGTCGCGTTGCTGGCGCTGGGCTGGCGGAGGGGTACGCACCTGTCACTGGCCGCGCAGCGCTTCTCGCGGCTGGCGCTGGTGTGCTGGATCGTGATGGCGGTATCCGGCGTGGTCAACGCCCTGATCCGGGTCTCGCCGGCGGAACTGCTGACCACCGACTACGGCCTGCTCGTGCTGGCGAAGGTCGTCGGCCTGCTGGTGCTCGGGGTGTTCGGGCACCAGCAGCGGCAACGCGGGGTGCGCGGTCTCGTCGACGGCGCGGGCGGCAGCCAGCTGCTGCGGCTCGCCTCGGTCGAGATCCTGATCATGTTCGTCACCATCGGCCTGGCCACCGCGCTGGCGCGGACGCCACCACCGCAGGAGGTGACGAGCCAGCCGTCGAACACCGAACTGCTCATCGGCTACGACCTCAGCGGCCCGCCGACCGTGCTCCGGCTGCTCCTGGACTGGCGGTTCGACCTGGTCTTCGGCACGCTCGCGATCACCCTCGCGGTGGTCTACCTGCTGGGGGTGCGCCGGCTGCGGCAGCGCGGCGACGCCTGGCCGGTCGGCCGGACGGTCGCCTGGCTGGCCGGGTGCGCGGTGCTGCTGGTGGCGACGTCGTCCGGGATCGGGCGGTACTCACCGGCGATGTTCAGCGTGCACATGGGCGGCCACATGCTGCTGTCCATGGTGATCCCGGTGCTGCTGGTGCTCGGCGGGCCGGTCACGCTGGCGCTGCGCGCGCTGCCGCCGGCGGGCAAGGACGGTCCGCCGGGGCCGCGCGAATGGCTGCTGGCGTTCGTGCATTCGCCGGTGTCGCGGGCGCTCACCCATCCGGTGGTGGCGCTGGTCCTGTTCGTGGGCTCGTTCTACGTGCTGTATTTCTCCGGGCTGTTCGGGGCCGCGCTCAACTACCACTGGGCCCACTTGCTGATGAACGCCCATTTCATCCTGTCGGGTTACGTCTTCTACTGGCCGGTGATCGGCGTGGACCCGGCGCCGCGGCGGATGCCGCCGCTGGGCAAGCTCGGCATGATGTTCGCTTCGATGCCGTTCCACGCGTTCTTCGGGGTGATCCTGATGAACACGCAGACGGTCCTCGGGGAGTCCTTCTACCAGGCGCTGAAGCTGCCGTGGGCCGGCGATCTGCTCACCGACCAGCGGCTCGGCGGCGGGATCGCGTGGGCGGCGGGCGAGGTGCCGGTGCTGCTGGTGCTGGTGGCGCTGCTGGTCCAGTGGGCGCGGGCGGACGAGCGCGAGGCCAAGCGGTCGGACCGGCGGTCCGATGCCACCGGTGAGGCGGATCTGGTCGCGTACAACGCGATGCTCAAGCAGTTGTCAGAACGCGGTGAAGAGCGCCCGTCCCGCGACTAG
- a CDS encoding single-stranded DNA-binding protein — protein MAVGETPVTLVGTVLSELSTRKVGDSGHHVVSFWVRSNERRRDRETDEWVDGRQLTVRVTCWRRLAETVGESLVKGDPVIASGKLYTRDYQQDGQNRSLVELEAYAIGPNLSRCDVVVRRRGRPEQPVPLWEEAGEGEVSRALSPGEGMSAA, from the coding sequence ATGGCTGTCGGAGAAACCCCGGTGACGCTGGTGGGCACGGTGCTGAGCGAGCTGAGCACCCGCAAGGTGGGCGACAGTGGGCACCACGTGGTGAGTTTCTGGGTGCGCAGCAACGAGCGAAGACGGGACCGGGAGACCGACGAATGGGTCGACGGCAGGCAGTTGACCGTGCGGGTCACCTGCTGGCGGCGGCTCGCCGAGACGGTCGGGGAGAGCCTGGTCAAGGGCGACCCGGTGATCGCCTCCGGGAAGCTGTACACGCGGGACTACCAGCAGGACGGGCAGAACAGGTCTCTAGTCGAACTTGAGGCCTACGCGATCGGGCCGAACCTGAGCCGGTGCGATGTCGTGGTCCGCCGCCGGGGCAGGCCGGAGCAGCCGGTGCCGTTGTGGGAAGAAGCGGGAGAAGGGGAGGTGAGCAGGGCACTCTCCCCCGGAGAGGGGATGAGCGCGGCATGA
- the ettA gene encoding energy-dependent translational throttle protein EttA: protein MAEFIYTMKKVRKTVGDKVILDDVSTAFYPGAKIGVVGPNGAGKSTVLKIMAGLDQPSNGEAFLQPGASVGILQQEPPLNEEKTVRGNVEEGLGDIKVKLDRFNEIAELMATDYSEALMDEMGKLQEELDHADAWELDSQLEQAMDALRCPPPDEKVTHLSGGERRRVALCKLLLSKPDLLLLDEPTNHLDAESVLWLEQFLASYPGAVLAVTHDRYFLDNVAEWIMELDRGRVVGYEGNYSTYLEKKRERLEVQGKKDAKLAKRLKTELDWVRSNAKARQTKSRSRLDRYEEMAAEAEKTRKLDFEEIQIPPGPRLGNVVVEVNNLSKGFDDRVLIDGLSFDLPRNGIVGVIGPNGVGKTTLFKTIVGLEDADSGSVKIGETVKLSYVDQNRAGIDPKKTVWEVVSDKLDYIHVGQTEMPSRAYVSAFGFKGPDQQKPAGVLSGGERNRLNLAMTLKQGGNLILLDEPTNDLDVETLGSLENALEQFPGCAVVISHDRWFLDRVATHILAWEGTDENPAKWFWFEGNFEGYEKNKIERLGAEAARPHRVTHRKLTRD from the coding sequence ATGGCCGAGTTCATCTACACCATGAAAAAGGTGCGCAAGACCGTCGGGGACAAGGTCATTCTCGACGACGTCAGCACCGCCTTCTACCCCGGCGCCAAGATCGGCGTGGTGGGTCCGAACGGTGCCGGTAAGTCCACTGTTCTCAAGATCATGGCCGGACTCGACCAGCCGAGCAACGGCGAGGCGTTCCTGCAGCCGGGTGCCTCGGTGGGCATCCTGCAGCAGGAGCCGCCGCTGAACGAGGAGAAGACGGTCCGGGGCAACGTCGAGGAGGGCCTCGGCGACATCAAGGTCAAGCTGGACCGCTTCAACGAGATCGCCGAGCTGATGGCCACCGACTACAGCGAAGCGCTCATGGACGAGATGGGCAAGCTGCAGGAGGAACTCGACCACGCCGACGCGTGGGAGTTGGACTCTCAGCTCGAGCAGGCGATGGACGCGCTGCGCTGCCCGCCGCCGGACGAGAAGGTCACCCACCTCTCCGGTGGTGAGCGCCGCCGGGTGGCGCTGTGCAAGCTGCTGCTGTCGAAGCCGGACCTGCTGCTGCTCGACGAGCCCACCAACCACCTGGACGCGGAGAGCGTGCTGTGGCTGGAGCAGTTCCTGGCCAGCTACCCCGGTGCCGTCCTGGCGGTCACCCACGACCGGTACTTCCTGGACAACGTCGCCGAGTGGATCATGGAGCTCGACCGGGGCCGCGTGGTCGGCTACGAGGGCAACTACTCCACCTACCTCGAGAAGAAGCGCGAACGGCTCGAGGTGCAGGGCAAGAAGGACGCGAAGCTGGCCAAGCGGCTGAAGACCGAACTCGACTGGGTCCGGTCCAACGCCAAGGCGCGGCAGACCAAGTCGCGGTCCCGCCTCGACCGCTACGAGGAGATGGCGGCCGAAGCGGAGAAGACGAGGAAGCTCGACTTCGAGGAGATCCAGATCCCGCCGGGGCCCCGGCTGGGCAATGTGGTCGTCGAGGTCAACAACCTGAGCAAGGGCTTCGACGACCGGGTGCTGATCGACGGGCTGTCGTTCGACCTGCCGCGCAACGGCATCGTCGGCGTGATCGGGCCGAACGGTGTCGGTAAGACGACCCTGTTCAAGACGATCGTCGGCCTGGAGGATGCGGACTCGGGCAGCGTCAAGATCGGCGAGACGGTCAAGCTGTCCTATGTGGACCAGAACCGGGCCGGGATCGACCCGAAGAAGACGGTGTGGGAGGTGGTGTCCGACAAGCTCGACTACATCCACGTCGGGCAGACCGAAATGCCGTCGCGGGCCTACGTCAGCGCGTTCGGCTTCAAGGGTCCTGACCAGCAGAAGCCGGCCGGCGTGCTCTCCGGTGGCGAGCGCAACCGGCTGAACCTGGCGATGACCCTGAAGCAGGGCGGGAACCTGATCCTGCTGGACGAGCCGACCAACGACCTGGACGTGGAGACGCTGGGTTCGCTGGAGAACGCGCTCGAGCAGTTCCCCGGCTGCGCCGTGGTGATTTCGCACGACCGGTGGTTCCTCGACCGCGTCGCGACGCACATCCTGGCTTGGGAAGGCACTGACGAGAATCCGGCGAAGTGGTTCTGGTTCGAGGGCAACTTCGAGGGCTACGAGAAGAACAAGATCGAGCGGCTGGGCGCGGAGGCGGCTCGTCCGCACCGGGTCACCCACCGGAAGCTGACCCGCGACTGA
- a CDS encoding histidine phosphatase family protein, with protein sequence MRIILLRHAESLGNVDELAYTRIPDHALPLTEAGQEQARRTGPVIAELAGDEPLAVYVSPYRRTRETLRLLNLPAERVMHEPRLREQDWGNLQEADGQAVQKRLRHEFGHFFYRLPFGESGADVDDRVAAFLSELELRRPDPLHPRSVLVVSHGLTIRLLCRRLFGWSIELFESLSNLGTCEHRVVELVDGRWKLDRPFQQWRDSPDGAVQQ encoded by the coding sequence GTGCGGATCATCCTGCTGCGTCACGCCGAGTCACTGGGCAACGTCGACGAACTCGCCTACACGCGGATCCCCGACCACGCTCTGCCACTGACCGAAGCCGGTCAGGAGCAGGCGAGGCGGACCGGTCCGGTGATCGCCGAACTGGCTGGTGACGAGCCACTGGCCGTCTACGTGAGCCCCTACCGGAGGACCCGCGAAACCCTGCGGCTGCTGAACCTGCCCGCCGAACGGGTGATGCACGAACCCAGGTTGCGTGAACAGGATTGGGGCAACCTCCAGGAAGCCGACGGGCAGGCCGTGCAGAAGCGGCTGCGGCACGAGTTCGGGCACTTCTTCTACCGGCTGCCGTTCGGGGAGTCCGGCGCGGACGTGGACGACCGGGTCGCCGCGTTCCTCAGCGAACTGGAACTGCGGCGGCCCGATCCCCTGCATCCCCGTTCAGTGCTGGTGGTTTCGCACGGGCTGACCATCCGTCTGCTCTGCCGTCGGCTCTTCGGCTGGAGCATCGAGCTGTTCGAATCCCTGTCCAACCTGGGGACCTGCGAACACCGCGTGGTCGAGCTGGTGGACGGCCGCTGGAAGCTCGACCGGCCGTTCCAGCAGTGGCGCGACTCCCCGGACGGGGCCGTTCAGCAGTAG